In Chitinibacter sp. SCUT-21, a single genomic region encodes these proteins:
- the pgl gene encoding 6-phosphogluconolactonase: protein MSLQWHEFSSKEALDQQLAASIATELKQAIAQRGTAGLAVSGGRTPAGMFKALRTNDLDWSKVVITLVDERWVQPDHADSNERLTRENLLQDAAAAATFVSLVNQAATPHEALAEIEARLTVMPNPIDVVILGMGDDGHTASLFPNASELEAACASTALLAAVTPPVAPHQRITLTLPSIVKSPKVIVHITGEGKKALLKDAMAADIALTEQYPIRRVLDQVALANVFWAA from the coding sequence ATGTCCTTGCAATGGCATGAATTTAGCAGTAAAGAAGCACTGGATCAGCAATTAGCGGCCAGCATCGCCACTGAGCTCAAACAAGCGATCGCACAACGTGGCACCGCCGGTCTTGCAGTGTCCGGCGGCCGTACGCCGGCTGGCATGTTCAAAGCCTTGCGAACTAATGATTTGGACTGGTCAAAAGTGGTCATCACTTTGGTTGACGAACGTTGGGTTCAGCCCGATCACGCCGATAGCAACGAGCGCCTGACGCGTGAAAATTTGCTACAAGATGCCGCTGCGGCTGCGACTTTTGTGTCTTTAGTCAATCAAGCTGCAACGCCACACGAAGCTCTAGCAGAAATCGAGGCTCGCCTCACGGTAATGCCTAACCCGATTGATGTTGTGATTTTGGGCATGGGTGATGATGGCCATACCGCATCCTTGTTTCCCAACGCTAGTGAGCTGGAAGCCGCTTGCGCATCAACCGCTTTGCTCGCTGCAGTGACTCCGCCAGTAGCGCCCCATCAGCGCATCACGCTGACTTTACCTAGCATCGTAAAAAGCCCAAAAGTCATCGTTCATATTACTGGCGAGGGCAAAAAGGCCTTGTTGAAGGACGCGATGGCAGCCGATATTGCTCTCACCGAGCAGTACCCAATTCGCCGCGTACTCGATCAGGTGGCATTAGCCAACGTATTCTGGGCAGCCTAA